From Paenibacillus graminis:
TAATGTGCTTCTCAATTTCCCCGATTGCTTTTTCAATCTGCTCCTTGTATCCGGATATTTCTTCAGCCGTTGTGGCAATGCTCATATCCCGCAGGAATACTCTAATGGCCTGGTACTTGATTTGGGCTGCCGATAAATCCCGGACTGAAATCAGATTGTTGTTGTACATTTCTTTCATATTCCCGTTCGAACTGCGCAGCGTAAAGATCGAGAACACGCCAAGTCCTGCAAGAATCAAGGATACAATCAAAAACGCGGAAATGATTTTTGTTGCTGTTTTCAAATTACCGAACCATTTCATGTAAACTCCCCCTAAGATTAACTTCGTTGCTTCAGCTGATGGACACGCCTGCTTGCTTCCCCCGGCATGCCACCAAGACTTCTTAGCTATCTTTCGACATTTTTCGCAAAAATTTTAATAGTTAATTTTCACTATGGTAAAATTCAATCTATTCCTCCGTTTACCCTATTGCGGATCCGGCCCGCCAATTGTAATCGCTCTCATAATTACGGGATATTTTTCTTGACAATAAATGCGAATAAGTTATAAATAAACATAATTACAAAGAAACGGATTCTCTGAATCTGTCTACAGAAAGGGGGCTGCCGATTGACCACCAAAGTATCATTGGCCGAAAAAATGGTGTTCTCCGGCGGATTGCTGGGCCAAAATATGCTCTACAGCTTCATGTCGATGTACATCCTGTTCTTCTATACGGATCTGCTGGGCATATCCACAACGACAGCCAGTGCCATTCTGGTTACCGCAAGTGTTGTTGACGCGTGCCTGGACCCGGTGATGGGGATGATCACGGATAAAACGCGGTCCAGGTGGGGGAAGTTTAGGCCTTATCTGCTGTTTTCCCCTTTCCTGATCGCTGCCGCAACCGTCCTATGCTTCATGGATTTTGGCATTTCTTCTACTCTTACCGTAACTATTGCAGCCCTCTCTTACCTGCTGTGGGGTATGCTTTATACCGTCTGCGACACTCCCCTCTGGGCGTTATCCTCTGTAATCTCCAAAGATCCGGCGGAACGGACACTGGTTGTCACTTTGGGCAAAATCGGCGGAACCATCGGTGCAGTAGTCATCACTATTGGAGGCATTCAGCTTCTGCTTGCGTTTGGCGGCGAGAGAAGTACTACGGCTTACCTGTATTCTGCGGTGATCGTGGCGGTTATTGCTGCGTTGTCCATATTTCTGACGGGAATCCTCTCCCGGGAAAGAGTAGTCCCCTCTGCAGAACGGATTTCTTTCCGGAAGAATCTGCAAACTGTTTACAGAAACAAGCCTCTGCTCACCCTGCTGGCCTCTTTGCTGATTATCAATTTGGTCAACGGCATCAGGCAGAGCATTCAGCTCTACTATGTCGTTTATGTCTGGGGAGATGCCGGTTATGGAACCCAGGTGGGAATCAGCCTGGTAGCGGGCATGCTGCTCGGCATGATTGCAGCACCCAGACTGCTTGCTTTCTTTTCCAAGAAAAGCGTGTTCATCTGGTCCTGCATTCTGGGCAGTCTCTCCTGCCTTGTGCCTTATCTCATTGGGGACCAGAATGTTCTGTTTACGCTCGTGTTCTTTGGGATCAGCTTCTTTTTCTCGGGGATGACCATCATTGTCAGCACATCGATGCTGCTGGATACGATTGACTATTCAGAGTGGAAGCTGGGCTTCCGGGGGGAAGGGATTGTGTTCTCAACGAACACCTTTATCACCAAATTCAGCGGGGCTGTATCCAGATTGATCATTGGGGCAAGTCTGGGAGTGCTGAACTACGTGGAGAACCAGCCGGTTACACCGCGGCTCCAGCATGGTCTGAGCCTGGTGATGTTTTTACTGCCCGCACTCTGTTTCCTGGCTGCCATTATTCCAATTCTGTTCTATAATATTAGCGACAAGCAGCGGATACAGGTATTGATGGATTTGGAGAAGCACCGTGCTATGTAAGCCACAACAGTATAATCTCTCAAACATTCATTAACGAAGGAGTGATTTAACATGGATTCATCCATCCTGTACAGCCTTATGTCTCCTCCCGATCTCGCGGAATGCCGCAGAATATTGTGCATTCAGCCCCACCCCGACGACAATGAAGTGGGGATGGGCGGAACGGTTGCCGCTTTTGCCGCAAAGGGCTGCGAGATTCATTACTTAACGGTGACCAATGGGGATTTAGGCAGCAGCGACGGGAAGCACTCTCCCGCCGAGATCGCTGTGATCCGTTCCAGGGAGCTGGAAACAGCGGGACGCTCGCTTGGCGCCACCGTATTCCATCAGCTTCCACACAGTGACGGCACACTTGAGCATATTCCGGCGCTGGCTGCGGAAATAGCCGAGATCATCCGCACCGTCCAGCCTGATGCGGTATTCTGCCCTGATCCATGGCTTCCCTATGAAGCCCACTACGATCATATTGTGACCGGGCGGGCGGCAGCACAAGCATTCCTCTCCTCGGGTCTCCCGCTGTATCCCCGCGGGACAAGCACCCGGCCCTGGCAGCCGAAAGCGCTGGGATTCTACCTGACCTCGGAACCGAATACGGTGATTGATATTACCGGCTGCTTCGATCAGAAGCTGGCTGCTATGGCGCTGCACAGCAGCCAGTTCAGCGGGGAAATGCTGGCACTATACCGGCTGTACTTCAAGGAGAAAGGACACCAGCTGGCAGAGGGGAAGGATTTTGAAATCGGGGAAGGGTTCAAGGTCCTGTCGCCGCTGCACCTGCATTGCTTTGTGGATGCCGGACTGGTGCAGAGGGTTTGAACCAAACAGGGGCTGTGACAGGTAGAAGTTCTTCCGAAGCAGCCTTCCCCGGAACAGCATCCGGTCAGATCAAAACACGGCTCTGCTTCTTACCTGTGCACCAGCCGGTAATACGGCAGCGTCAGCGACGGCCGAAAGCCCAGCTTCTGCGCCAAATGATAAGACCCCTGATTCTCCAGGCGGCAGGCCCATACCGGCTCCAGATGATGGTCAAAGCAATAATCGATCAAGGCTGCGCATACGGTAAATGCGTACCCCTTCCCCCGTGAGGCTTCCCCTGTCTCAATCCCGATTTCGAGCTGATCCGCCGTGGAGCAGGATGAAAACGCAGTAGAAACAACCCGGCCATCCTCCAGTATACTGTAGCCGATGCCTTCAGCCAGAAAATGCTCCTCATCCCGCCAAAAAAAGCGCGGAACCACAGAACCGGCCTGGGCAGAGAAATGCTCTTTTCCTGTTCGTACCAGGTCTGCATCCTGCTTGAAGAACTGTGCGCGGGCTGCAAAATAGGCTTCATGGTCTAAACGGAAGTTCACTCTGGTATTTCTCTGTATGGCCCGCTGATCGTCCTGTTGAGACACCCCGCCGCTCCCCGGTAATACGCTGTTATGCGCAGCTGCTACAGCATCGATCCGTTCACTCCATGCTCCGGCGGGATCACCCTGCAGCCACTCCGCGTGTACGCGGATTTCCGCTTTGTCTGTTATGTAATCCGACAACCAGCGCTGAATGTCTGGGTTCGTTGCATTTCCATAGACCAATGACATTCCATAAGGATGGACGACATAGAACGCATCCGGCTTTTCTTTGCTGTCGGCATACACTTTCCCCGGAATACGCTGCTCCAGCACAGCTCTGGCAAAAAGTGTGTTTATTTTCACTTGATCCAGCGCGGGCAGCCCTTTGTAATAGTCTTGAACCTCCAGTTCAATCATCTTCTAACTCCTTTCAAGAGATTAATAATTTTCCTCAGTATACTATAATCTGATTTGCACTATGCGTTGGAAAGTTTGGCAGAATGCGTCTCATATCTTGCAATAATGGGATTAAAAAACAACCTTATGTCCGTTAATCGTATGTTATAATACATTCAGCCTATTTCTATTAACTGCTTCTATTGAAATATGATCTGACTTGAAAGGATATAAGCGATGATTATTCCAGTTCCGGAAGTGAACTTTACAGCCTCCCCTTTTTATAATCGCAGCCTCAGAAATGTGGTCATTCTCGCCACCGGCGGCACCATTGCCGGCAGCGGCGAAGCGCATAAAACCTTGAATTACGAGCCCGGTGCCCTGCCGATACAGGATTTGCTGGACAGCGTCCCCCATCTTGAACGTGTTGCTAATTGTGCGGGAGTACAGGTCAGCAATCTGTGCAGCGCCGATATAACCAGTGAGCACTGGCTGACCCTGGCGGCCCTGATCAACACCCTGGCACTCCGCGAAGATGTGCATGGTTTTGTGATCACGCACGGCACGGATACCCTGGACGAAACGTCGTACTTTCTTAATCTCGTGATCAAAACGGACAAACCGGTTATCATCACCGGCTCCATGCGTCCGGCTACGGCAATCAGTGCAGATGGGCCGCTGAATCTGTACCAGTCGGTAGCTCTGGCGGCCAACCCGGAAGCTTCCGGCCAAGGAGTCATGGTGGTGTTTGCCGAAGGGATCTACAGCGGCCGGGATGTGCAGAAGGTCAACACCTTTAAGGCCAATGCCTTTGATGAACGGGATTTTGGATGTCTCGGCTATATGCGGGACAGCGAGGCTTTTTTCTACACCAGATCGCTCAAAAAGCATACCACCGCCGCCCAGTTTGACATTTCCGCCCTGGAACAGTTGCCGCAGGTGTCCGTAGCCTACTTCCATGTCGATGCCGATCCGGGAATCCTGGATTATCTGGCTACCCTATCCAAAGGCATTGTCATTGCCGGAGCAGGCGGGGGCATCTACAGCAAACCCTGGATCGATAAAGTCGGCGAGCTCAAAAATAACGATATCCCCGTTGTCCGCTGCTCGCGGATTTCCAGCGGGATTACGCTGAAGGATTCCTATATCGACCTTTCTGCCAATTCGATTCCCTGCAACAGCCTGGTGCCGCAGAAGGCACGGATCCTGCTCTCGCTGGCGCTGACCCAAACAACGGGATATGAGGAAATCGCTGCAATGTTTAACGAATACTAAGCTCTACAATAGTAAACCGCCCGTGAACGCTCACGGGCGGTTTGCTGTATATTCACGCAGAAGCCCTGCTGCTGTCTGCAGTAGCCAGCCCGGTATTTGCAGATTCGGGTAACGGAACCCCAACAGACGGATGAAAGAGCACGGAAACCCCTGTTACAGCGAGCGCGGTTAAACCTGTCGATTCGATTTTCATCGCAGCTGCATTTCCGGGATTGCTGGATCTTGTGGCAACTTATTCCCCGGATACAGCGCAAGACTGGAAAGAGGTTCTGGACAAATATGAAAAGATATCCGGGCTCACCGCGTTGGTTATAAACAACCCGCAGGTTGTGAAAGCCATTCCGCTGCCCGATGGAGATGCTTCATCATATCCGCAGGCAAAAGCTATAGGTATAGGTCAGGCAGTTGCTGCGACTCCTGGAGTGAACCCGGATCATCTGATCCCTGCCCCTATTGCCGTAGAACGTACTGAGAATGGTAAGCTTAAAGCCGTGTCTTCCAAAGGAGAAGGGCACGAAGGGGTCGCTGTCACATTAACCGAGGCTGCCGCGCCTTCCGTTGCAGATATTGCCTTCATTACCGCACAGACTGAGCTGTCCAAAGCCGTGGAGTCCAAGGATGCCGCTGCGATTAAGCAATCCCTGAACGAGCTGCTGAAACAGTACAAAATACTGGTCAGCCAGCTTGAAGGTATCGAGCCGACAAGCAAGAGCTAAACTATTGGCCGCTTTCTTAAATGATTAAAAACAAAAAAGCAGATTAAGGCTGGATACCTTGATCTGCTTTTTGTGAGCAGCGTACAAATTAGAACAGAACAGCCGTTGCTTCCGGTGTAAAGGCTTTAATCTCGTCAAACCGCCCTTCGCGTATTTTCTTGGCCCAAGCCGGATCGCCGAGCAGTGCACGGCCGACGGCAATAAGATCAAATTCTTGACGCTCCAGCCGTCTCAGTAATTCCTCCAGTCCCGGATGACTGGCATCCCCGTCCTCCGCTGAATTATCTTCCATCCCGACGGAGCCAACTGTAATCGTTGTTTTCCCGCTAAGTTTCTTAACCCATCCGGCCAAGCTAAGCTCCGAACCTTCGAATTCCGGGTCCCAGAACCGCCGCGTCGAGATATGGAATATATCCACCCCTGCCTGGACCAGCACATTCAGGAATTGCTCCAGCTGTTCCGGGGTATCCACCAGCTTCGCAGCGTAATCTCCCATTTTCCATTGGGACAGCCGCATAGAGATCGGATAATCCGGCCCCACAGCTGCGCGGACCGCCTGCACAACCTGTACAGCAAATTGGGTACGCTGGAGGAAATCACCGCCATAGCGGTCCGTCCGCTGATTGGTTTTTTTCCAGAAAAACTGGTCGATCAGAAAACCGTGTGCACCATGAAGCTCAACACCGTCAAAACCAATCTGCTTGGCATTCGCTGCCGCATTGGCAAAAGCCTGAATAACGTCCGCAATTTCTTCTTCTGTCATAGGCACAGTCACTTGATTTCCTTCCATATCCAGCCCTGAAGGGCCCATAGAAGGTGCTTCCGGGAAGGGCTCAGCTCCCATTGGACGAATCATTCCCATATGCACAAGCTGCGGAACTATAGTCCCTCCAGCTTGATGCACCTGCCGGACGACTTCCCTCCAGCCGTTCATAGCAGCTTCCCCATTAATTCCCGGCAGTCTCGGTTCACTGCTGGCAGCCGGGTGGCCAATAACCACACCTTCCGTGATAATAAGCCCCACCTCATTCTCCGCACGGCGGCGGTAATACGCGGCGACGTCCTCTCCGGGAACACCTCCAGGTGAAAAAGCCCGCGCCATTGGCGACATTACGATGCGGGTAGGTATAATTAATTTATGAACCTTATACGGTTCAAACAAGGATTTCAGTGAATGAATGTGCTGCTGCTGGTTGCTCAAGGACAACGCCTCCTAAATGTTTTGTATGCCTAGGCATCAATGTAAAAATTGATTCCCGGCGGGATATGAAAGCAAGTGTAACAAGCAGCTGACCGCCCTTCAACCAACAATCCGCCGGATTTGTTGTTTAAGCAAAAGCTGAAAGAAACTGTCGCACATAAAAAATCAATTGTTGTCCAAACAACAGATGTTTATAATAAGGAGGGATATTTTCTTGTATGAAAGGAGGGTTCAGAAGATGGCCAGTGTGCTTCCTCCCAACCCCAAAGATCCGCGTGTCATCCGGACACGGCAATTAATTCTGGACGCCTTCATCCGGCAGTTAAACCGCAAGGACTTCAACTCCATAACGATCAGTGATATAACTAGCAGCGCTACTATTAACCGTGCTACGTTTTATGCGCATTTTCCGGATAAATATGCACTGCTTGAAGCCATGCTCTCAGAAGCATTCAGCCGGCTTGTGCTTGACAAAATTGATGCAGAGGCACCTTTGACAGAGGAGTCGCTTCAGAAGCTTATTATTGCCTTGTGTGATTATCATGAATCAAGCCGCCATTGCGTTAAGAAATACGATTCAGTAGCCCTGATGATTGAAGAAAATATTAAGCTCCAGTTGGAGAAACTCTTGCTTCAATTACTCTCTAGAGCAGCAGCAGACACTGCGGATCTGAAAGAGATAACAACGGCAGCAATCATGTTAAGCTGCTCGGTCTATGGCTTAACCTACCGCTGGAATAGGGAAGGAAGAATAGAATCCCCGGCAGTCTTGGCCCAAAGAATAGTGCCGCTGATTTCAGGTGGAATCCCCTTCCTGTATCCCCCGGGCAATCATGCGGGAATGCAGAGGTACGAATGAAGAGATTAGTGATGATTACCGTCGGGAAAACACATAGCGGGAAAACTACTTTTGCCCAAAAATTAGAGCAGCACTTGTACAACTCAGTCGTAATTGACCGGGATACCCATGCTGAATTTATCAACACCTATTATAAAAGCATGCTGCCCATACAAGGTGCCAACACCCTCAAAAACGCCATCTCCCGGACCATTATTGATTATGCAGTCCATGAAACCAATTTGCATCTCATCTTATGCAACGCTAATCGCGGCCGCAGAGGCCGTTTGGATTTGCTTGAATATTTTCAACTCAAAGGTTTTGTGCGCATACTTGTTCATTTTGATATTCCCGATCAGGTTCTTGAAGCCCGGATAGCCGGCAGTCAGCGAAGTACAGCGATTTTCAGGAGTGCTTCTACTTTTGAAGAAGTTCTTCTCCGCCAGCAAGCCGAGACAGATCATGGCGATGTTATTGCACCGGCAGAAGATGAAGCGGACTATTTGTTCGTGATTAGACATAGTAATGAGGTCCCGGCTACTTTGCAAAAAATCTTGGATATTGCTCAAAGCTTGTGAGTGAGGGGCGGCGGACGCCTCCCCATTCCAGACCTCCTTGGCGCCTCTGCGGCAAGGCAAAATGGAAAAAGGGAACTTCATTCTTCCCCATCCCGTTTCCGGCAAGCTTTAGTGGGAAAAAGGACAACTAATCCGGCCGATTTCTCACCAAGGCCCTCTGCGAATCACAGGTTAAGCACGATAACAGCACGATTGGATTGCAATCCAATTCGACCCCTTTAAATTTTCCCGCACTGGCAGCAAATCATGAGTTCCTGATCACCACAAAAAGGCACGCACATTTGTACGCACCTCCTACGCTGACCCTGCCCCTTACCCTGTACCTTTTTACTTTCAGTTGCTTTTTCCCCGCTCCTTCTACTGCTCCCGCTCCCTCTTCCCTTCCAGCTCTTCCGCGGCCTCCATCTGCACCCTTACTGCAGGCACCTGCAAGGGCCGTTTCTGCAACCTGCCGGATTCCCTGGCCTTCCGCAAGGCTGCGAGCGCATATATTCCTGAAAAAAACAGAACAAACATCACCCCCGCAGCGAGTCCTCCGCCCTGTCCGGGGATCAGCGGCATGCTGGCCAGAATCGCCACCAGGCTTAATATGGCAATCCATGAGGTGTAGGGATATCCGCGCAGCCCATGCTGCCTGATCAGCGGACCGCCATAGCGCTTGCGCAGCCGGTAGTGGCTGGCCATGATAATGACATAAGAGAACAGCAGCGAGAAGCCGCCTGAGCTGACCAGGAAGAGATATACGCCCTGCGGCAGCAGCATGCCAAGCCAGAGACCCGCCAGCATCGCACCGCCG
This genomic window contains:
- a CDS encoding MFS transporter; the encoded protein is MTTKVSLAEKMVFSGGLLGQNMLYSFMSMYILFFYTDLLGISTTTASAILVTASVVDACLDPVMGMITDKTRSRWGKFRPYLLFSPFLIAAATVLCFMDFGISSTLTVTIAALSYLLWGMLYTVCDTPLWALSSVISKDPAERTLVVTLGKIGGTIGAVVITIGGIQLLLAFGGERSTTAYLYSAVIVAVIAALSIFLTGILSRERVVPSAERISFRKNLQTVYRNKPLLTLLASLLIINLVNGIRQSIQLYYVVYVWGDAGYGTQVGISLVAGMLLGMIAAPRLLAFFSKKSVFIWSCILGSLSCLVPYLIGDQNVLFTLVFFGISFFFSGMTIIVSTSMLLDTIDYSEWKLGFRGEGIVFSTNTFITKFSGAVSRLIIGASLGVLNYVENQPVTPRLQHGLSLVMFLLPALCFLAAIIPILFYNISDKQRIQVLMDLEKHRAM
- a CDS encoding PIG-L deacetylase family protein; translation: MDSSILYSLMSPPDLAECRRILCIQPHPDDNEVGMGGTVAAFAAKGCEIHYLTVTNGDLGSSDGKHSPAEIAVIRSRELETAGRSLGATVFHQLPHSDGTLEHIPALAAEIAEIIRTVQPDAVFCPDPWLPYEAHYDHIVTGRAAAQAFLSSGLPLYPRGTSTRPWQPKALGFYLTSEPNTVIDITGCFDQKLAAMALHSSQFSGEMLALYRLYFKEKGHQLAEGKDFEIGEGFKVLSPLHLHCFVDAGLVQRV
- a CDS encoding GNAT family N-acetyltransferase, producing the protein MIELEVQDYYKGLPALDQVKINTLFARAVLEQRIPGKVYADSKEKPDAFYVVHPYGMSLVYGNATNPDIQRWLSDYITDKAEIRVHAEWLQGDPAGAWSERIDAVAAAHNSVLPGSGGVSQQDDQRAIQRNTRVNFRLDHEAYFAARAQFFKQDADLVRTGKEHFSAQAGSVVPRFFWRDEEHFLAEGIGYSILEDGRVVSTAFSSCSTADQLEIGIETGEASRGKGYAFTVCAALIDYCFDHHLEPVWACRLENQGSYHLAQKLGFRPSLTLPYYRLVHR
- a CDS encoding asparaginase, with translation MIIPVPEVNFTASPFYNRSLRNVVILATGGTIAGSGEAHKTLNYEPGALPIQDLLDSVPHLERVANCAGVQVSNLCSADITSEHWLTLAALINTLALREDVHGFVITHGTDTLDETSYFLNLVIKTDKPVIITGSMRPATAISADGPLNLYQSVALAANPEASGQGVMVVFAEGIYSGRDVQKVNTFKANAFDERDFGCLGYMRDSEAFFYTRSLKKHTTAAQFDISALEQLPQVSVAYFHVDADPGILDYLATLSKGIVIAGAGGGIYSKPWIDKVGELKNNDIPVVRCSRISSGITLKDSYIDLSANSIPCNSLVPQKARILLSLALTQTTGYEEIAAMFNEY
- a CDS encoding NADH:flavin oxidoreductase; this encodes MSNQQQHIHSLKSLFEPYKVHKLIIPTRIVMSPMARAFSPGGVPGEDVAAYYRRRAENEVGLIITEGVVIGHPAASSEPRLPGINGEAAMNGWREVVRQVHQAGGTIVPQLVHMGMIRPMGAEPFPEAPSMGPSGLDMEGNQVTVPMTEEEIADVIQAFANAAANAKQIGFDGVELHGAHGFLIDQFFWKKTNQRTDRYGGDFLQRTQFAVQVVQAVRAAVGPDYPISMRLSQWKMGDYAAKLVDTPEQLEQFLNVLVQAGVDIFHISTRRFWDPEFEGSELSLAGWVKKLSGKTTITVGSVGMEDNSAEDGDASHPGLEELLRRLERQEFDLIAVGRALLGDPAWAKKIREGRFDEIKAFTPEATAVLF
- a CDS encoding TetR/AcrR family transcriptional regulator; protein product: MASVLPPNPKDPRVIRTRQLILDAFIRQLNRKDFNSITISDITSSATINRATFYAHFPDKYALLEAMLSEAFSRLVLDKIDAEAPLTEESLQKLIIALCDYHESSRHCVKKYDSVALMIEENIKLQLEKLLLQLLSRAAADTADLKEITTAAIMLSCSVYGLTYRWNREGRIESPAVLAQRIVPLISGGIPFLYPPGNHAGMQRYE
- a CDS encoding AAA family ATPase, yielding MKRLVMITVGKTHSGKTTFAQKLEQHLYNSVVIDRDTHAEFINTYYKSMLPIQGANTLKNAISRTIIDYAVHETNLHLILCNANRGRRGRLDLLEYFQLKGFVRILVHFDIPDQVLEARIAGSQRSTAIFRSASTFEEVLLRQQAETDHGDVIAPAEDEADYLFVIRHSNEVPATLQKILDIAQSL